The Coffea arabica cultivar ET-39 chromosome 8e, Coffea Arabica ET-39 HiFi, whole genome shotgun sequence genome window below encodes:
- the LOC113704294 gene encoding 3-ketoacyl-CoA synthase 11: MSDLKPSTPLISPSISRRLPDFKQSVKLKYVKLGYHYLITHGMYLFLSPLVVVIAAQLSTFSFQDLHALWEHLKFNLISVFLCSTLLVFLSTFYFLTRPRAVYLVNFSCYKPEDVRKCTRQRFMELSVFTGSFTPENLDFQRKIVERSGLGESTYLPEAVLTVPPNPCMAEARKEAETVMFGAIDELLAKTSLKPKDIGILIVNCSLFNPTPSLSAVVINHYKLRGNIISYNLGGMGCSAGLISIDLAKDLLQAHPNTYALVISMENITLNWYFGDERSMLVSNCLFRMGGAAILLSNKRSDRWRSKYQLVHTVRTHKGSDDKCFSCVTQLEDPKGEIGVALSKDLMAVAGDALKTNITTLGPLVLPMSEQLLFFTTLVAKKLLKMKIKPYIPDFKLAFEHFCIHAGGRAVLDELEKNLQLSDWHIEPSRMTLYRFGNTSSSSLWYELAYLEAKGRIKWGDRTWQIAFGSGFKCNSAVWKALRTINPAKETNPWMAEIDQFPVEVPRVSAI; this comes from the coding sequence ATGAGTGACTTAAAACCAAGCACACCTCTGATCTCTCCCTCAATTTCTAGAAGGCTTCCTGATTTTAAGCAGTCTGTTAAATTGAAGTATGTGAAGCTTGGATATCATTATCTGATCACCCATGGAATGTACCTGTTTTTATCTCCACTAGTTGTTGTTATTGCTGCTCAGTTGTCCACATTCTCATTCCAAGACCTTCATGCTCTTTGggaacatctcaagttcaatcTGATATCAGTTTTCTTGTGCTCGACCCTTTTGGTGTTCTTGTCTACTTTCTATTTCCTTACTCGACCTCGAGCTGTTTATCTTGTAAATTTCTCGTGCTATAAGCCTGAGGATGTGAGGAAATGCACGAGACAGCGCTTCATGGAACTATCAGTGTTCACTGGCTCATTTACGCCTGAAAACCTTGACTTCCAGAGGAAAATTGTGGAGAGGTCAGGTCTTGGTGAGTCAACTTACCTCCCTGAAGCTGTGCTCACAGTTCCTCCAAATCCCTGTATGGCAGAAGCTAGAAAAGAAGCTGAAACTGTAATGTTTGGTGCCATTGATGAACTACTTGCCAAAACTTCTCTAAAGCCCAAAGACATTGGTATTCTCATTGTCAATTGCAGCTTGTTTAATCCCACTCCATCTTTGTCTGCTGTGGTTATTAACCATTACAAACTTCGTGGGAACATTATCAGTTACAATCTAGGTGGGATGGGTTGTAGTGCTGGTTTGATCTCGATTGATCTTGCTAAAGATCTTCTTCAAGCCCATCCCAACACTTATGCTCTTGTGATCAGCATGGAAAATATTACTTTGAATTGGTATTTTGGGGATGAAAGATCAATGCTTGTTTCAAATTGCTTGTTCCGAATGGGAGGGGCTGCAATTCTGCTTTCTAATAAAAGATCTGATCGATGGAGATCCAAGTATCAGTTAGTGCACACCGTCAGAACCCACAAAGGATCCGATGATAAATGCTTTTCTTGTGTTACCCAATTGGAGGATCCCAAAGGTGAAATTGGGGTTGCTCTGTCAAAGGATTTGATGGCAGTAGCTGGTGATGCTTTGAAGACAAACATTACTACTTTGGGTCCTCTTGTGCTGCCCATGTCAGAGCAGCTACTCTTCTTTACCACATTGGTGGCCAAGAAGCTGTTGAAGATGAAGATTAAACCTTATATTCCTGATTTCAAGTTGGCCTTCGAGCATTTCTGCATCCATGCTGGTGGAAGGGCTGTATTAGATGAGCTGGAGAAGAATCTCCAGCTTTCTGATTGGCACATTGAGCCCTCTAGGATGACACTCTACCGATTTGGGAACACCTCAAGTAGCTCTCTTTGGTATGAGTTGGCATACTTAGAGGCCAAGGGGAGGATTAAGTGGGGAGACAGAACTTGGCAGATAGCATTTGGTTCTGGCTTCAAGTGCAACAGTGCAGTTTGGAAGGCCTTAAGAACTATCAACCCAGCTAAGGAGACGAATCCGTGGATGGCTGAGATTGACCAATTTCCAGTAGAAGTTCCAAGGGTCTCAGCAATCTAA